The Diceros bicornis minor isolate mBicDic1 chromosome 26, mDicBic1.mat.cur, whole genome shotgun sequence sequence TAATAAGATGCACACgttttaattgtacactttaatgaaatttgaaaataaatataccCATATAACTGCCATCCTAATCAAAATATAATACATTTCCATCGTTCCAGAAAGTCCCCCATGTCCTCTTTCATGTATTTTGATCCCAAGATCATATGAACTCCAAATCACATGATCTGTGTTTCCCTTTATTCTGTTTTCCACTTAGATTCTCTCTAGTTAGGTGGTTATTGACTCCAGGTGGCGGGTGGAAGGATATGAGACGTGGCCATCTTTTTGTTACATTGAAGATGGAGACACTggcacagtgcctgtcacatagaAGGCGCCCAAGTATTCGTGGAAAAGGCAACAGGCTGAGAATCATGCTCTTCTGATTTCAGCCCTGTCTGGTCCACAACTAGGTGCAGTGTGGCTGTGGACGTGTAACTTCCCTGctcaggtttttgttttcttcctctgtaaaataaagGGAGATGGGACTGGACCACTGGTCTCCAAACTTGTTTTTAGACTTGACCCTTCCTTCAATTACAGTCTTACATGGAAGCCCATTCCGTAGGGTGGACAAAGACAGCTCTTCTGGCTGAAGAAGATGTTGTCTCATGATCCTGACAGCCTGTATTAGTGTCCCCTGGCTGCCCTAACAAACTACAAGCCacgcggcttaaaacaacaggaatttattgtctcagttctggaggccagaagttcaaaatcGAGGTGTCACCAGGGCCAcgtccctccaaaggctctaggggagatttctctccttgtctcttccagcttctggtggctgctggctgtccttgtggccacatcactccagtttctgcctctgtcttcccatggccttctcctcgtctctgtgtcttctcttctgtctcttataaggacacttgtcattagattgagagcccacctgggtaatccaggatgatctcaacTCAAGTCccttaacttaattatatctgcagagaccctttttccaaataaggtcccattcaCAGGTTCCGGGGCTTAGGACATGGAGGCCACCATTGACCTCCTGCACAACCTTACGCAGCAGGCATTGTTGCTGTCCTTGTTTAACCGACAAGGCCAGAACGGTTAGATCCTTTGTCCgggatcacacagctaatacggTGCAGAGCTGAGTCTGGAACCCAAGTGGCCTTTGTGTTTAACCCCTGAGCTGTAGCTCCTCCCTAGTGGACTCCTGGGGCTCTCCAAGGAAGATGGCTTAGCACTGTAGACAAGATGCTCTGCCAGAGCAGGCAGAGGTGGGAAACCTCTGTGCGGGCCCTCCCCAGGCCGCAGACCTGCCCACCCTCACCAACTGCACATGGGTGGGCCACAGTCAAGCACAATGGAAAGTAGAACCACCCGGATGATCTAGAGAAGAGATGCTACAGTTCTGTGAGTGGCAGAGGGCTTACAATTCCATGTTCAAGGGTGTGGTACTGTGTGTGAACATCATTCTGGAACAGGGGGCCTTATCAGAGGGGTCAGTGGTGTCTGGCGCAGTGGCAACTCTGGGGTTGGAGAGCCGGGGCCATGACTGGGGGACACACATCCTCCCTCCTCGCTTTGTGGTTTCTCCTTTCCTGCCCACCAGGGAAAGCTGCTGGCCGATCTGGCCAGGCGCCTGGGCCTTCGCTACGTGGTCTACAGTGGCCTGGAGAACATCAAGAAGTTGACGGCGGGGAGACTGGCTGCGGGCCACTTTGATGGCAAAGGGGAGGTGGAGGAATATTTCCGGGACATTGGTGTTCCCATGACCAGCGTGCGGCTGCCCTGCTATTTTGAGAACCTCCTCTCTTACTTCCTGCCCCAGAAATCCCCAGATGGAAAGAGCTACTTGCTGAGTGAgtgtccttcctccttcctcagtGTCTGCTCTCACCGTGTGCAGAAAGGGTGTCATAGCAGGCTTGTCATCAGATGGTTCTGGATCTGAGCCCTGGCTCTCTTACATTAGGCCTGTGACTCTGAGCTGGGCCTCTGCATCCTGTTCTGTGCTTCCCCCCTCCCAGGCTTGCCCATGGGTGACGTTCCCATGGATGGCATGTCTGTGAACGACCTGGGTCCTGTGGTGCTCAGCCTGCTGAAGATGCCAGAAGAATACATCGGCCAGAACATCGGGCTCAGTACCTGCAGGCATACGGCAGAGGAGTATGCCGCCCTGCTCTCCAAGCACACTGGGAAGGCCGTGCGCGATGCCAAGGTGGGCCGCTGCTGCCCCAGTCCCGGGGCTTGGTGATGGCCCAGCTCCCACCAGGGGACCCAGGCAGCCCTGGTCAGTCATTCTAACCCCAGAGGGGCTTTGTGGGCAGAAGGGAAGGGGTATCCAGGGCTGCCCCATTGCTCTCTGAGCAAGGTAAATCTGAATTCATCGTCACTGTGAACATTTATGTCATGCTGTTCTTGGGAGCCTAGTGTGGCCGCCAAGTGCAATTTCTGACTTAGGTGGTTGACCAAGCAGCGAGGAAGATTTCTAGGAAGAGGGGATAGTAAGGGCCAAGTAAAGAGGCGTGAAAACGGAGAGCGTGCTGGGGCCCTCTGGGATGTGACTTGaggcaggggaaggggaaggaggccagagaggtaggccccacctctgcctcccAACTTGGCCTGGCTGCATGGACAGGAGGCCCAccgtcccctcctctccctgccgaCCCTTGGCCTTCCTGTCCAGACCCCTGGGTGCCTTGTTTCTTGTTTTTCGTTCCCATCGTGAAAGTAAGACCTCCTCATTAAAGAAAATCTGGGAAACCCCGACTTGTTAAAAGGCAAAACCCCCGTGGAACCCCCAGACCCAAGCAGAGCAGCGATGGGGAAGAGGCCGTGGCAGGACGCATTTTGGGCGGGTCAGGCCCCTGGACTCGGATCCTGGTCCCAGCCCTTAACACCCACCagtgtgtgacctggggcatggTCCCGGACCCCTCTCCGcctagtttcctcatccataaaatgggcatGTGAATAGTATCCACCTCCTTGGGGTGTCGTGAGGATTGAGTGCAATAATCCACGTAAACGCTTCCTTAGCAACAATGAAATGCACTAGAAAATGTGcactatgggccggccccgtggcttggtggttaagtgccagcgctccgctgctggtggcccaggttcggatcccgggtgtgcacccacgcaccgcttctccggccatgctgaggccgcgtcccacatacagcaactagaaggatgtgcagctatgacatacaactatctactggggctttggggggaaaaataaataaataaaataaaatagaaaagaaaatgtgcgCTAAATGGCCGTGTATTTCTGTCTCAACAAAGAAAGGCCTGAGGCAGGTTGTGGAGCATTTGAGGAGCTGAGTTGTTAAGATTCAGTTTGATCGGGAAAGGAGAACAGTGATGTGAGCAGAGTTCCGATTTGGAAGGGACTGAGAAGTTTCCGTCTCATGATCTTGAAAGAACAGGATTTAAATTGACCTacaacagtggttttcaaactagcATCCTTTTAGTAGATCATTTTCAGATGAACTCTTAGTGAGGACCTGCCAGCAGCACAGCTCTGGTTGGGGGAGGTCGGGAAGCCCCAGCCCCCACCACCTCAGGGCGCTGAGATGCTGACAGACCCTGACAGACTCCTCTCTGCTTGCAGACAACCCCTGAGGACTACGAGAAGCTTGGCTTCCCTGGCGCCCAGGACCTGGCCAACATGTTCCGTTTCTATGCCCTGAAACCCGACCGCAACATCGAACTGACCCTGAGGCTCAACCCCCAGGCCAAGACGTTGGACCAGTGGCTGGAGCAGCACAAAGGGGACTTTGCCAGGCTGTGACCCTGCCCACCTCTCAACCCCGTCTGGGGGGACAGGAGGTGCAGTCACAGTGATCCTTTCTTgtgttacaaaaaatttttttaaataaaggccaTTGTTCTCACAGATGACTTCCAAAAGAAGAGGGCTTTGTTTCTGGAACTGGGGTTGGGGTGGCAGCGGCTGCGGCAGTGACGGGCATGAAAATTCCAACAGGAGACATCAAGTAGTAGAGGCTCGGTACCCCCGCCCTGCAACAAAGGGGGCTCCAGGGCTGAAGAGGTATTTGGTAACTGAAGACACCTGATTTAAATGCAGTTTTAAGTTTAGTCTAACAGGCATGAACCTGAACACTGACCACAGCCCAGGGAGCAGGTCTCACCACCCTGTTTCCACATTTGAAATTCATTCACAGACCGTGGACAGAGCCCAGGACATGGAGAGAACTCCCCACGCCAGCCAGGAGCAACGCCTTTTGATATCCCTGCACGCACACCACTCATCTCCAGAAAGCTAGTGGGGCCAATGGCGTATTCGTTCTTTGAGAGTGGGAAGAGGActggccccttctccctctctcctcaccctcctcGTGGGGCCAGGCTTGCTCCAGGATGCAGCCCTGCGATGTGGGTAATCTTCAAAACAGGCTGGAAAAAAACGCATGAAGGTACGTGGCAGGTCTGTGGACCACAAGTCGCCATAATCGGACCCTGCTGAGGAGAGGGGAGCTGCTCGCAGCAAAGGCTGAGAAGTAAAACCAAGGAAGTAACAACCCTCCTTGCTTGTAGTGTCCACCAGGCTTTCAGATGGCGGGGGTAGTTCAGCCATCCATCTCCGGCTCACTTTAGAGAAGaggaatggaggcccagagaaccCAGGTCACTTACCCGAGGTTCCGTGGCAGGTTCATTTTATTCTGGTATGGTTACACGATTGACCTCCATCTTTTTACTACCCGACCCTGGCCTCAGTACCAGCAGTCACAAAAAGGGGTAGCAGTCCTaccaaatttttttattttattttatttttttatttttcccccaaagccccagtggatagttgtatgtcatagatgcacatccttctagttgctatatgtgggactcggcctcagcatggctggagaagtggtgcgttggtgcacgcccgggatccaaacccgggccgccagtagcaaagtgcgcgcacttaaccgctaagccacagggccagccctgtttttttttttttataaacagttttatttatttatttatttgtttgtttgtttatttatttatttatttttgtgaggacaatcagccctgagctaacatccatgctaatcctcctctttttgctgaggaagaccggctctgagctaacatctattgccaatccttccccttttggggctggccccgtggcttagcggttaagtgtgcgagctccgctactggcggcccaggttcggatcccgggcacacaccgacgcaccacttctccggccatgctgaggccgcgtcccacatacagcaactagaaagaaggatgtgcaactatgacatacaactatctactggggctttgggggaaaaataaataaataaataaaattaaaaaaaaaaaaagaggggcccaCTTTAACAGGGACAGGGACAGCCTCTGAGGTCTGAGGGGAGGGCAGTGAGCATCCTAGGCAGGGTAGGAGGGGAAAGACCACAACAGCGTGGGCTTCTGAGCCCACTTGGGTCAGCCAGGGAACACAACAGGTCATCTGCGTGTAGCCCTACGTGAAGCCCAAGTCCCCCATGCGCCGGAGCTGGAAACTCACCTACCTGGGGCTGTGACTCACTGCGGTGATCCTGGAGTGGCCTGAGGTCAGTACGGAGCCTGGGATGAGCCCAGAGCGAACTTCAGCGAGCTGACACTGGGCTCCAGCTGCCACTCACCCACAAGCGGCAGGACCTGGGCACATCCCCAAGCCTCTCTGGTCTGCTTGCCCATCTGGTGCCGCCTGGCCAGGCTGTTGTGAGGACACCATGAGGTCATTTGTACAAAGCAGTGCCTGACACCCCCAGGTCACCTCCTTTCCGTCTGATACCCGTGGTCAAAGCTCTGCTAGCCTCCGGTCCCCTTCAGCTGGTTTCTGTCCCTCTTAAAGGGTGGCACCTACCGACCCCCAGCCTGGATGTGGTCAAAGCAGCCCATGTCCCAAATCCAACAAAGCAGATAGAACTGTGCATATCAATTCAGGATGCCCCATGTGCTATGAACTATCCACACTGCACACAAAAACCCAATCCTGggaagtgaaactattctgtatgatactataatggtggatacatgtcagtaGACATTTGTGCAAACCCATAACATGTACAGCACCAAGAGCGAACCCTCATTaatctatggactttgggtgataatgatgtgtctgtGTAGGTTCACTggttatgcatgtgtgggggcagggggtatatgggaaatccctGTACtttcctcaattttgctgtaaattttgctttaaaaaataaagtctattaaacaAGAATAATACTAGTATTTTAAACCAATTGACTTGTAATAAACATTCCTGTCCACCtacttccctttcctttcctcttggtGACAACCAAACGTGACTGGAAAGAAAGGCCCTTCACCCACCCTGCTGAAATCAAGGTATCCTGCCTGGCCCAGGTGCTCCTGTCCCAGTATGTCACTAcaggaagaaagcacatgtgGGTGACACAGCTTGGAATGCTGGGGAATCCGGTCCAGTACCACGACTGCTGGGACAACTCCCAGCACATCATCCCACTGGCTGAGGTGTTCCCAGCACAATTCCCAATCAGGTGGGGCGTCATGTGTGCCTGGTCTTCTGAAATTTGGTCCCTGAAATATGTGAGCtgccaaaatttattttttttaaactgtggtaaattatacataaaatttaccattttagcttttttttgtgtgtgtgtgtgtgtctgaggaagatcagctgtgagctGACATCTGACGCTGatcctttttgccgaggaagattggccctgagctaacatctgtgcccaccttcctctgctttatatgggacaccaccacatctgtgcccatcttcctctactttatatgggacaccaccactgcatggcttgcaaacggtgcattggtgcgcgcccgggatctgaacccgggaaccccgggccagcgacgtggagtgcgtgcacttaaccgcttgcgccacagggcctgccctgttttagccatttttaagtgtacagctcagtggcattaggtacattcacattggtgtgcagccgtcaccaccatccacctccagaacttttacatcttcccaagctgaaactctgtactcatgaGACACTAACTCCTTgttccccctcctccagcccatgGCAactactattctactttctgtctcgatGAGCTGGACTACTCTAAGTACCCCTTATAAGTAGCTGCCAGCATGTTAAAATGAGACAACATTCATAGCAGcatgtacaacatggatgaaccttaaaatattatgctaaatgaaagaagccagaaagaaccacaaaaggtcacatattgtatgattccatttataagaaatgtgcagaataggcaaatctatagacaaGAAGTAGATTCATCATAGCCAGAGACTGAGCGagttggggaaaatggggagtaactgctaaCAGACATGCGGTTTTTGTGGGATgataaaaattttccaaaattgattgtggtgatggttatacaaccttaagctaaaaaccactgaattgtacactttaaatgggtgaattgtatggtatgtgaattacatctcaataaagctgttaccccAAAAATGAGGTAACTGAAATCGCCACATAAAAATCTGAATGCCCAGCTTCTCTTGGAAAGCACCAGATGATCTGGCAGCACTGGCTCTCAATTCCTGCATAGCCCTCTTGGCTGGAGCTGAAGAGGGGCTGTCCCCTTTAGACAGGGCAGCCAGTCTCTACCACTCCCTGCTGTCTCCTGGGCCCTGAGGCTGCAGGTCAGTGCCCGTGGCACCTGACTTTGGACCCACTTTGCTTTTTAATGTAAAGTTTCTTACTGGCCCATTTGTGATCCCCTTTCACGAGGATCAAACCAGACAAGCAGAACTTCTGGGTAAAAGATATAAAGTGCAGGTTTCACAGTGTTTATTAACATACAAGAGTGCTAAAACATGCCTTCTGTGAAAGCCATGACTGCTCACATAGTTCAGTATTCAGTGATGGCTCCATTCAGTGATGGCTGCAGAACAGAGAAAAGGGTAGGGGCAGTCCCGGGACGAGGGGCAGCCGGGAGGCTTGAGGGACTGGAGAGGATTCTTGTACGTTGAGGGGGATTTTCATGACAGGGAAGGAAGCAAAGACCAGTCCACCAGAACCCAAATACCTGAGGAGAAGGAAAGTTCAGGAAACAAATCAGAGCAGAGGCCTGCAGGCGGGAAGGCAGCCGCGGTCCAGTGCCAAGTAGGCTTCATCCACCCCTGACTGCACCTTCCCTAGCCCACCCTCCCTGATATTTCAGCAAATGCTGAACACCCATCTATCTTCCCCTCCTCTCAATCCCCAAAGGTTCAGGGACTGAGAGACACtttattgtatctttttttttttgtgaggaagatcagccctgagctaacatccttgccaatcctcctctttttgctgaggaagactggcccggagctaacatctattgccaatcctcctctttttcccctttttctccccaaagtcccagtaggtaGCTGTATGttctagttgcacatcctgctagttgctgtatatgggacgccgccacagcatggctggacaagcggtgcctcagtgcgcgctcgggatccgaacctgggctgccagtagtggagcccgcgcacttaaccgctaagccacagggctggcccctattgtatctttattttttttattttttatttttgtgaggaagatcagccctgagctaacatccatgccaatcttcctccactttatgtgggacgccgccacagcatggcctgacaagcggtgcgtcagtgtgcacccggaatccgaacccaggccgccagcagtggagcgtgcgcacttaaccgctacgccaaggggccggcccccctattgTATCTTTAAATACCTCATCTCACGCTCCCAACTCAGAGGCTGCAAAAAAGTCTGGTGACAAATGCCTCAGGAGCCACCTGTGGGAATAAGCCA is a genomic window containing:
- the NMRAL1 gene encoding nmrA-like family domain-containing protein 1 isoform X2, with the protein product MSGVDKGAQGGSVARTLLEDGTFRVRVVTRDPGQRAAKELRLRGAEVVQADQDDEASMELALTGAHATFIVTNYWENCSQEQEVKQGKLLADLARRLGLRYVVYSGLENIKKLTAGRLAAGHFDGKGEVEEYFRDIGVPMTSVRLPCYFENLLSYFLPQKSPDGKSYLLSLPMGDVPMDGMSVNDLGPVVLSLLKMPEEYIGQNIGLSTCRHTAEEYAALLSKHTGKAVRDAKTTPEDYEKLGFPGAQDLANMFRFYALKPDRNIELTLRLNPQAKTLDQWLEQHKGDFARL
- the NMRAL1 gene encoding nmrA-like family domain-containing protein 1 isoform X1 is translated as MAQQRLVVVFGATGAQGGSVARTLLEDGTFRVRVVTRDPGQRAAKELRLRGAEVVQADQDDEASMELALTGAHATFIVTNYWENCSQEQEVKQGKLLADLARRLGLRYVVYSGLENIKKLTAGRLAAGHFDGKGEVEEYFRDIGVPMTSVRLPCYFENLLSYFLPQKSPDGKSYLLSLPMGDVPMDGMSVNDLGPVVLSLLKMPEEYIGQNIGLSTCRHTAEEYAALLSKHTGKAVRDAKTTPEDYEKLGFPGAQDLANMFRFYALKPDRNIELTLRLNPQAKTLDQWLEQHKGDFARL